The nucleotide sequence GGCGCAAGCCCCCTGACAAGCCAAAAACCGCCGCAGCTCCGCGATAGCGGGCGTACGGCGGTTCAGCATGGCACAGGGCAGGCAAGGCCTGTCGCTACGGACTATTCGAAGCGGCTTGCCCCGGTGATAAGCACCATGTCGGTGGGCACATTTTCATGAAAGCCCACGGTCTTGGTCTTTACCTTGGCAATTTTATCCACAACTTCAAGACCTTCGGTCACCTTGCCAAAAACGCAGTAGCCCCAGCCGTCAAGGGTGGGAGAGCTGTGGTTAAGAAAATCATTGTCCACCAGGTTGATGAAAAACTGGCCGGTGGCGCTGTGCGGGTCGCGGGTGCGGGCCATGGCAAGCGTGCCGCGCTCGTTTTTCAGGCCGTTGTCGGCTTCGTTGGTTACGGGCTCACGGGTGGGCTTTTCGTCCATACGCGCGCCAAGACCGCCGCCCTGAATCATGAAACCGGGGATAACGCGGTGAAAAATGGTGTTGGCGTAAAAGCCGTCATCCACATATTTCAAAAAATTGGCAACGGTTTGGGGGGCCTTGTCGGCAAAAAGCTCCACCAGAATGTCGCCGGAGGAGGTCTCCAGCAAAACCGTAGGATTGTCGGACATGGGTGCTCCTTGAATGATTGTTCTGCACAGCGGGCGCTCCCCGCTATTGCCGGAATATAGGGCAAGGAAGCCCGGATGACAATGCCCGTTTAGCGGTATAGGCTGCAAGCATGAACCGCAAGCTTGCCAAACCCCAACCCGCCGCGCTGCCGGGTCTGCCCATAAAGGACGACATTCAGCCCGACCACCTGCCGCCGCAGAATCACCGCGCGGAGCTGCAACAGGCCCTGCTGCACTGGTTTGCCCAAAACCAGCGTAGCCTGCCCTGGCGGGCAAACTACACGCCTTACGAGGTCTGGATATCCGAGGTCATGCTGCAGCAAACCCAGATGGAGCGCGGCGTGAGCTATTTCAACAGCTGGATGCGGCGCTTCCCCGACATCGCCAGCCTGGCCGCCGCCAGCGAGGAAGAAGTGCTGCGCCAGTGGGAGGGCCTGGGCTATTACTCGCGTGCGCGGTATATCCTCAAGGCCGCCCGCAAGATCATGACCGAACACGACGGCGTTTTTCCCTCCGACCTCGCCGCCATACGGGCGCTGCCCGGCGTCGGCCCATACACGGCGGGCGCGGTGGCCAGCATTGCCTTTGGCGAAAAACTGCCCTGCGTGGACGCCAATGTGGAAAGGGTCATTGCCAGGGTTTTTGATGTGGACAGCCCCGTCAAGCAAGACCCCGCTGCGGGCGTCATCCACCGCTGGGCGTTGCGCCTTGTGCCCGAAGGGCTGGCGCGTGAGCACAACCAGGCCATGATGGAACTTGGCGCGCTTGTGTGCCGCAAAAAACCCCGCTGCGGCGTCTGCCCCCTGGCGCGCTACTGCATCAGCCTGCATCTGGGCATTACCGACCAGCGCCCGGTACCGGGCAAACGGGCCGCCATCACGCCCGTGCTTGCCGTCACCGGCGTGCTGCGCTGCGGCGACAGGGTATTTGTGCAAAAACGCCCGCCTTCCGGCGTGTGGGGCAACCTGTGGGAGTTCCCCGGCGGCAGGGTCGAGGCAGATGAAAGTGCGGATCAAGCCGCCGTGCGTGAATTTATGGAAGAAACGGGCTTTGCCGTGCGGGTGGCCCAACGCTACGGCATCATCCGGCACGGGTACACCACCTATCGGCTGACCCTGCACTGCTTTGGACTGGAGCTTGCCGCTGGCGCTGAGACGCCGCCCAAACCGCCGCTGCTCTCCGCTGCCACAGAGGCCCGCTGGGTTGCGCCGCAGGAACTCAACGACCTTGCCATGCCCGCAGCCCATCGCAAACTGGCGGACAAACTTTTTGGCGCCCCGGATGCGGAGGGTGCGGCCGAGCCGCAACAGGCCCCGCTGCCGTCTGAACCATTACAATAAACGGTGCGGCAAATGCGCTTGCGCACCGGCAATGCCGGGCAAAAATAAAGGGCGGACTCGCAGGAGCCCGCCCTTTGTTTTTTTCAGGACATTTTGGTCAGTGAACGAATTAATCCGCCACAACCGAAAGCACGGTCTTTTTGGGGTTCTGTTTGCAGACCTTCATAATCTGGGTCAGGTTGTTTTCCACAGCACCGGCGTCCAGGGTCGTGTCGCCGGTTTTGGCGCTGGCGTAGCCATCAAGCCAGAAATAAAACATGGTCATGGTCTGGGCGTCCAACTGCACAAACGCACTGCAGGGCAGTTTGCCAAAATCGATTTTGTCGCCCTTGGCCGAGGCAGTCATGGGCAAGGCAAACAGGGCCGCCAGCACGATTGCAAAACACAGTTTTTTCATTTTGCACTTCCGGTGTTACAGATTTTGGGACGTACAGAATGCGCACAAAGAGCGACGTGAAACATGATCAACCTTGTTGCAACATACTCGGTTGCAGCAATACATCACTACGATTGCAGTATTTATGATGCTGCCAAAGCATGGGTGCAAAAAACACCGGAGAGAACGAAAAACCGAAACTCTCCGCAAAGGCATATCCCCGCATAGCCCACGATGCCACGCATTACATCGCAAATACTCTCTTATTTTTTTGTCTTTGTCGATACTCAAGGCCTGAATACCTTTTTTTAAAAATCAGGTAGTTTGCAGAATCTTTTTTGCGCACATGACATATACAGCACAATATTTTGCCAGTATTTGCAATTTATGTCTGCAACTGCATTTCTGCAACGCGCAGCATGATTACTGCGCCATAATAATGCTCATTGCATGACAGATCTTCATTGTATTTTTTATTGAGGCCACCGCAGCGCTCCGCCAAATACACATAAAAATTTCTGATTATCAAAACACGTCTGCAAAATATAAAAGATGCGGCTCACGGGCCGGGTTGCGGAGGCGGCAGTACCGCAGTCGCCCATCGGGCGGGACGGCGCAAAAAAAGAAGCAGGCGCAATCCATTTGCTTCTGCTTCTTTTTATGTTCGTTTTGACCTGCCGCGCTGTGCGGGCTTACTTGCCGGGCCCGACAGCGGCATTTTTTTTGCGCTCCATGACCTTGGCCACGGCCTCGGCCAGACCGCCGAGCGAGGTTTCCTTGTAACGCGACTGCAAATCCAGCCCGGTGCGGTACATGACCCCGATAATTTCATCCAGCGAAATAACGCGCTGACGCCCGTCTTCGAGCCGCGACAGCTGGGCGCAGTTGACCGCGCGCTCCGCCGCAACGCCGTTGCGCTCGATGCAGGGAATCTGCACCAGCCCTCCAACAGGGTCGCAGGTGAGGCCAAGGTTGTGCTCCATGCCGATTTCCGCCGCCACTTCCACCTGTTTGACATTGCCGCCGGTAACGGCGCAGTAAGCGCCCGCCGCCATGGAGCAGGCCACGCCCACCTCGCCCTGACAACCGACCTCCGCGCCCGAAATGGACGCATTGAGCTTGTAAAACAGGCCAATGGCCCCGGCAGTGAACAAAAAGTCGCGCGCCCCTTCGTCGGTGACATGGGGGTAAAAATTCAGATAATACAGCAGCACCGCAGGCACAATGCCCGCCGCTCCGTTGGTGGGGGCAGTGACAATGCGCCCGCCTGAAGCGTTTTCTTCCGCTACGGCAAAGGCGTAGAGCATTGGCCACAAGCTCAGGTCGCGTCGCCCTGCAGCCTGCAGGGCGCTCACCTTGCGGAGCAGGTTGGGCGCGCGCCTGCGCACGTTGTAGCCGCCGGGCAGTACCCCATCCGTATAACAACCGCGCTCCACGGCCTCGCGCATTGCGTCCGTGATAGCGGCCACGCGATCATGAACCTCGCTCTCGGACCGCCAAAACACCTCGTTGGCCATGACTATCTGCGCGATGGTCTTGTTTTCGCGGGCGCAGATTTCAAACAGCTCCGTGGCGTTTTCATAGGGATAAGGCGGCGTTGCGTACAGCTCGCGCGGGCGGTCAAAGTCGTCGTCGGTGCGGATAAATCCGCCGCCGATGGAGTAATAATTTTTGGTGTACAGCGGCTGGTCGGCGACGGTGAAGACCGAAAGCGTCATGGCGTTTGAGTGGCGGGGCAAAAAAAGGCCCTTGTGCTCGCACACGTCGCGCTGAAAATTGAAAGGAACGGCATAGGCGCACATGAGCACAAGGTCGGCGTTGTTTTTTAGCTCTGCCGTACGGCGGGCCATCTGCGCAATGTCCACCTCTTGCGGTTCCTCGCCCTCAAGTCCCGCCAGCAGGGCTCCAAGGGTTCCGTGCCCTTCGCCGGTGAGCGCCAGCGAGCCGTACAGCTCTATCTTTACCCGCCCCACCAGCGGCAGCAGGCCGAGCACGGCGAGCTCGCCGGCAAAGGCCTTGCCCGCCACCATGGGGCCAACGGTATGAGAACTGGAAGGTCCGATACCTATCTTGAACAGGTCAAAAACGCTGAGCATGACGCTCCTCCCGCAAATCGCATGGCGAGGCGCAAGGCCTCTGCCGCAACATATCCCGCAAAGGTCACCGGACACAAGCGGTTAGCGGATACGCTTCTGCTTTGTCAGCGCTGCAAACGTCGCCCCGCGCAGCTCTGCCGCCCGGTCGGCCACACGTTGCATGAAGTCGAGCAGACTTTTCTTTTCCCGCTCCGAAAGCACCCCCGTGACGGCATCGTCCCAGGCCTCGATCACAGCCAGAATCTGCGGGTACAGCTCATGGGCGCGGGCCGTGGGAAAAACCGTGGCAGTGCGCTTGTCGCCGGGGTTGACCTTGCGGAGGATGAGCCCCTTTTTTTCAAGCTGCGCAAGCGTGCGGGCCACGTTGCTTTTGTTGATGCAGATGCGCTCGGGCAGTCTGTCCTGGGTGATGCCCGGCTCGCGGCAAAGATAGATGATAAACAGGTACTGGCTGCTGTTGAGTCCAAATTGGGCCAGCGCCCGGTTGAGGTAGAGATAATAGTGTCGGTTGGCCAGTGTAATCCATCTGTAGGCAGGTTCCATGGCACGTTCCTGCGGCATGTTGGCTGCCGCCGCTCTGCAGGGTACAATCGACCTCTGGTCTGCGCCCTTGCGCAAACATGGCCGCAAGCTCGCGCCTTGACAAAGCGTCCCAGGCGGGGGCATAGATCGTTGCGTACGCAACGATCTATGCCCTACCATAAGCACGAGGTCAACCATGCCCATAAAACGAAGCCGCACCCGCGTAGCCCATCGGACGGATTCAGATTTTTGCGAGGCGCTTTCAGCCATTTGCAGGGGCAATTTTATGGTTGTTACCTGCATCAACCTGCTGCTGATGACAGATTATTATCTGATCTTTGTCACCGGGGCGGCCTATGCACAAAAAACCTTTGACGTCAGCCTCAGCCTGGCCGGGCTTTCATCCGGCGTCATGGTGATCGGCTGCCTGGTGGGCCGATTTGTTACCGGCAACCAGCTGTCGTCCATAGGGGGCAGGCCGTGCCTGCTGGCGGGCCTGCTGCTGTTTACGGCGAGCATTGGCGGCCTGTTGCTGGTGCATTCGCTGCCGCAGCTTTTTTTACAGCGCTTTGCCGCCGGGGTCGGCATCGGGGTGGCGGGCACTGCCACCGGAGCCATTGTGGCCTATGTGGTGCCCGTGCGCTTTCATGGTCTGGGCATCGGGCTTTTTAGCATGAGCGCGGCATTGGCGCTGGCTCTCGGCCCTTTTTTGGGCATCAGCATTTCTCAACGATACGGGCATGAAGCCCTGATGCTGGTTAATGGCGTCGCGTGCCTGCTGTGCCTGGTCATTTTTTTCTTTTTGCGCAACCTGCCGCTCATGCGCCAGCATGTGCGCCCGACCTTCAGCCTGTACAGTTATATAGACCCGCGCGTGGTGCGGTTTTCACTGGTGGCTCTTGTCATCTGCCCAAGTTACGGCTGCATCCAGGCTTTTTTGCCATCCTTTGCCGCGCAAAACGGCCTGACCTCCGCTGCCAGCTTTTTTTTTCTTATATACGCTGGCGCTGCCATACTCACGCGGCCCCAGACTGGCAGGCTTTTTGATAAATACGGCGAGCATGTGGTCATGTACCCCGCGCTGCTGCTTACGGCCATGGCCCTGTGCGTTCTCTCCCAGGCCGACAGCACCGCCGGGCTGCTGGTCGCCGGGCTGCTGCTGGGCATGGGTTTTGCCAATTTTCAGTCCGTGGGGCAGGCGGTATCGCTCTCGCTGGTCTCGCGGTCGCGCTATGCGCAGGCCACCACCACCTTCTATATCTTTTTTGACCTTGGCATTGGCCTTGGGCCGTACATTTTTGGATTTTTCATCCCCGTTGTCGGCTACAGCGGCATGTACCTTCTGCTGGGCATGGTGGCTCTGACAGCCGTTGCCGTTTACCGACTTGTGCACGGCAACCGGGCGCGCTGACAACGCCAGTAATGGCCGGTTGTGCGCAGGCTGCGGGCTTGCCTCTTTTTTCCTCCGGTTGTAGGCTGATGGATAAAGATATTTTCCGAAGCCAAGAGGAATCCATGGCCAGTCAGAAGTCCCCCAAAGAATCCGAAGACACCGCGCCGGCAGCGCAGCCCGCTACGCCCGCCGACGCCAAATCCACCAGCGCACAAACCTTGCAGGCCGCTTCTGAAGCAGCGCAGGCAGAACAACACAAAGGGTTGAGCAAAGTCAGCAAGGGCGCCTTTTTTGTAGGCATTGCCCTGGCTCTTGTGCTGGGCATCTATGTGGGCAGCCTTGTGCCGTCCATGTTTGCGCCCGCCGCGACCGCGCAGCAGGCCGCCCCGGCTCAGGCCCAGGCCCCAACCCAGACCCGGCAGGATAACCAGCCCCCCATGCCACCCGAGCTTGCGGCCAAAATCGCCGCCATGGAGCAGAACGTTCTTGCCAACCCCAAGAGCGCGGAAAACTGGACGGAACTGGGCAACCTCTATTTTGACACCGGCCAGTCGCGCAAGGCGGCCGAGGCGTACGAACGTTCGCTGGCGCTGGCCCCCGATAGCGCAGACGTGCTCACCGACCTTGGCATCATGTATCGCGAACTCGGCGAGTTTGATAAGGCCGTGGCAAGTTTTCGCCGCGCCTCAAGCGTAAATCCCCGCCACGAAAACGCCATGTTTAACGAAGGCGTGGTGCTGTACTTTGATCTCAAGCGCAAGGACGACGCCATGAAGGCATGGCAGCGCCTGCTGGCGATCAACCCCGGCGCGCGTGCCCCCGACGGGCAGACTGTTTCGGATGTGATCAGGAATTTGCGCTAGCTGCGGCAACCGCAAAAACCGTCATACGGCAAACCGCCCCCTGCCGCGGAATCGGAGGCGCTTTTGTGCCTGAAGGGGGAAAGCATATAGATATACCGGCGAACTTACAGGCGGAACAACCATGACTGTCTTTTTCTCTGGCATTTCGCGTGCCCTGCTGCGCACGTGCGCTCTGTTTTTGTGCATTGCCTGCGCAAGTTTCGGCGCACCTTCCATAGCGCACAGCGGCATGATTCCGCCCGTGATGCGCGCCTCAAGCGTGCCTCTGTTGCCGGATCTTCAGTATTTTATCGATGTTACAGGAACCATGGATGTAGAGGAGGCTGCTGCCCCCGCCAACAGCCAGATGTTCAAACCGCTGGACGTCAAGGCCCTGCCCCGCGTGGCCGGGGTCATGTGGCTGCGCTTTACCCTGGCTCCCCTGCCCGCTGGCGGTCGTTCGCAGGCAATGCTGCTGGACCTGGGGGCAGACATTCCGGCCGACCCGGTGCTCTACGAACCTGCGCCAAACCCCCTTGGCGACGGAGTGGAGTGGCGCGAAATTCTGCCCGCCCACCGCAATGTTTTGCTGTTGCCGGAGCCGGGGCCAGAGGCTGTTGCCTGCTATATACGCCTTGACGGCCTGCCGGGTCTCTGGTTTTCGCCCATGCTGCGTACACCGCAGGACGCCGCCACCAACCTGGGCAGCCTTTCGGGCACTGCGGCGCTTTTGGCCCTTGGGGTTGTCATGCTGCTGTGCCTGCTGCGCGGCCTCTCCGAGAGGGGCCAGTGGCGCGTCTGGACAGCCCTGTATGTGGGCGTGGCGCTGCTGCAGGGCGTGTTGGGCATGCCCGCCTACGGGTCGGGACACATTACGCTCACACAGGCGCTGGCCGTGCTTGCGCCGGGTCTGGCCCTCATGCTTTTGCCCCACGTGGGGCGTCACCTCATGCGCACGCGGGGTCGCTCGCCCCTGCTGGACGCGCAGTTTGTGCTGCTTTCGCTGCCTGGCGCGGCTCTGGCCCTGTTGCCGCTTCTTCCCGGTTTTGGCTGGAGCATACGTTATCTCTCCCTTTGGCCCGCGTGTACGGCCATTTTTTCGCTGAGCGCACTTGGCGGCGCAGTTATGGGCCTTGGCGGCGCCCGCCGCTTTTTGCTGGGCTGCCTTGTGCCGCCCCTGTTTGTGGTTGCGGGCGTCATGGGCCTTGATTACGGCTACGCGGCCAACCTGCTGGCCTCCGCGCCCCTGTGGGGCACGGCGCTGAGCGCCCTGCTTATTGCGGGAACAGGACTGCCGCGAGACATGGCGCAGACAGAAGCCCCATCCAAGACGGGCAAGGGCGCGTCCAGCAAACGAGAACCCGCAACATCCACCCGCAAAAGCATCGCCGGGCTGGATGCTGCCCTGGTAAGCTCGGGCCTGGACGATGGCCCCATCAACCTGGAAGCTCCGCTTGACGACCCCAATCTGCGTCTGCTGCCGCCCTCTGCAACGGCCAAAACAGCAGCGGACTTTTCCGCCCTGCCGGTAGACATATCTGACAACGCCGAGCCAGCCCCCCATGCCGCGCGTGCAAAAAATCAAAAAACCACAGCCGCCAGCGCCGACCCCGGCATGTGGGAAAATATGCTGCGCCCGCCGCTTGACCGCCTCATGCGCGAGGGGGCCGCGCTCAGCCACTGCTCGCTGCCGCCCGCCGTACGCCAGTATGCGGAAAATATGCTCGGCGCTGCGGGCGACATGGCCAAGATTATCGACAACCCGGGCCAGACGCTGGAGCAGTCCAGCGTCGGCGAACCGCGCACGCCCTTCAACCTGCAGCATCTGGTGCGCGCGGCCCACGACGGCGTAGCCGCAGCCGCCGAAAATGCGGGCATCGGCCTTGCATGGTACATGCCTCCCCTGCTTGGGCATATGTATGAGGGCCAGGCGCGCGCCCTGCGCGAAACTTTGGGCATGCTGCTTGAAAGCGCCGTGCGCGCCACCACGCGGGGGGCCGTGCACCTTTCGGTGCGGCGTGTTCCCGAAACAGTCGACCCCGGACACCTGCTCTTTACCGTGGCGGACACGGGAGCGGGCATTCCGCCGCGCGACAGGTCTTCACTGGCGCTCACCCGCGCCTGGGAGCTGGCTGGCTCCAACAACGGCTACCTCAATGTGGAGTACGGCCCGCAGGGATCCTCCATCGCCTTTACCCTGCGCCTTAAGCCCCTTGAACTCGCCGAAAACGCCGAGCCAGCCGCACCGCAGGCCCGCACCCCCCATATTGCTGTAGTGGCCGAAAGCGCCGTGAACCGTCAGGCGCTGGCCCACATGATCGACAACCTGGGCTGCAACAGCACCGAATCGCGCAGCATGCACGAGGCCCTGCAGTGCAACCGCGAGGCTCCGGCCTTTATGCTGGTGACCCAGTATCCTCAGCACGGCGCGGCCGAGGCCGATGCCCTGGGCCGCTTTGAGGCGGAGGCGCTCGAATCGGGCCTGCCCGTATTCAAGGCTATGGCCATCACCAAGGACGATAAAGACTGGGACTCGCTGGCGGAAACAGGCTATACCCACGCCCTGCTTGAACCTGTCGACGCCGAGGCCTTTGCCGCAACCCTGCGCGAAGTACTGGACGAAGCGGGCTTTTCCGGCAAACAACCAGCCAATCCCTCGGCGGAAGCCATGTCTGCCATGCCAACAGACACAATGACGGCAGATGCTGGCGAGACTTTGGCCATGCAGCCTCTTGACGATCTGGCCCTCGCCGCGCGGCAGGATTCTCTGCCTGACGATGCCTTGCGCATGGACGCCCGCCCCGCGCAGCAACCGGAGCAGAACCCTCTGCCCGACCTTTTTGGGCAGGACGCCCCGGCGGGGGATATGCCGCTGCTTGACCTGCAGCAGGCCGATTCGGCACCCGTGGCCGCCGACGCACTCCAGATGGCCGGCCCTGAGGCTCCGCTTTCTTTCAGCGCGCACGAACAACCGGAACTGACCCGCCCGCTTACCGACCAAGGCGAAATACTGCTGCCGTTGATGTCAGACGCCGCCGCGGCAGCCGACGACCAGGCCCCCATTGAACTTACCGACCTCTTGCCCGCTGAAAACGCCGGGGAGGACGCAGGTCTGCGGCTCTCCCTGCAGGACGATGCCCCCACCGACACGGTTGCGGCGGAAGCGGCTGTTGATCAGCCTGAACAGGCAGCAGCCCCCCAATCCGGCCTTGCTGCGACAACCTCGGCAGCCCCTGCACCGGAACTTACGCCAGACGTAGCGGCAGATCTGGCGGCAGATCTGGCGGCACTTGCCCCGACAGCCTCGCAGCCAGATGCCCGATTGGATATTCGGGCCGACGCCAGTCATGATGTTCAGCCGGAGAATGAGCCCGCCATTGCGCCGGAAACACCGGAAGCCCTGCCCGAGGAGCTGCCAGAGGAGCTGCCAGAGGAGCTGCCAACGCAGGCGGAGAACGCCGCCGCGCAGGCAAGCGCAGGCAGCGCGGATGAATTTTTGGCTTCGGCCGGGCTTGAAGGCCCCCACTGGGCCGCTGAATTTCCGTCGACGGATGCCGCTGCCTCAGAGGGCCCGGCTGATCTTGCAGCCCTCGCCGACGGGGCGGCAGAGGTATTGAC is from Desulfovibrio desulfuricans and encodes:
- a CDS encoding peptidylprolyl isomerase, with protein sequence MSDNPTVLLETSSGDILVELFADKAPQTVANFLKYVDDGFYANTIFHRVIPGFMIQGGGLGARMDEKPTREPVTNEADNGLKNERGTLAMARTRDPHSATGQFFINLVDNDFLNHSSPTLDGWGYCVFGKVTEGLEVVDKIAKVKTKTVGFHENVPTDMVLITGASRFE
- the mutY gene encoding A/G-specific adenine glycosylase: MNRKLAKPQPAALPGLPIKDDIQPDHLPPQNHRAELQQALLHWFAQNQRSLPWRANYTPYEVWISEVMLQQTQMERGVSYFNSWMRRFPDIASLAAASEEEVLRQWEGLGYYSRARYILKAARKIMTEHDGVFPSDLAAIRALPGVGPYTAGAVASIAFGEKLPCVDANVERVIARVFDVDSPVKQDPAAGVIHRWALRLVPEGLAREHNQAMMELGALVCRKKPRCGVCPLARYCISLHLGITDQRPVPGKRAAITPVLAVTGVLRCGDRVFVQKRPPSGVWGNLWEFPGGRVEADESADQAAVREFMEETGFAVRVAQRYGIIRHGYTTYRLTLHCFGLELAAGAETPPKPPLLSAATEARWVAPQELNDLAMPAAHRKLADKLFGAPDAEGAAEPQQAPLPSEPLQ
- a CDS encoding HdeA/HdeB family chaperone — protein: MKKLCFAIVLAALFALPMTASAKGDKIDFGKLPCSAFVQLDAQTMTMFYFWLDGYASAKTGDTTLDAGAVENNLTQIMKVCKQNPKKTVLSVVAD
- a CDS encoding L-serine ammonia-lyase, with amino-acid sequence MLSVFDLFKIGIGPSSSHTVGPMVAGKAFAGELAVLGLLPLVGRVKIELYGSLALTGEGHGTLGALLAGLEGEEPQEVDIAQMARRTAELKNNADLVLMCAYAVPFNFQRDVCEHKGLFLPRHSNAMTLSVFTVADQPLYTKNYYSIGGGFIRTDDDFDRPRELYATPPYPYENATELFEICARENKTIAQIVMANEVFWRSESEVHDRVAAITDAMREAVERGCYTDGVLPGGYNVRRRAPNLLRKVSALQAAGRRDLSLWPMLYAFAVAEENASGGRIVTAPTNGAAGIVPAVLLYYLNFYPHVTDEGARDFLFTAGAIGLFYKLNASISGAEVGCQGEVGVACSMAAGAYCAVTGGNVKQVEVAAEIGMEHNLGLTCDPVGGLVQIPCIERNGVAAERAVNCAQLSRLEDGRQRVISLDEIIGVMYRTGLDLQSRYKETSLGGLAEAVAKVMERKKNAAVGPGK
- a CDS encoding MarR family winged helix-turn-helix transcriptional regulator; its protein translation is MEPAYRWITLANRHYYLYLNRALAQFGLNSSQYLFIIYLCREPGITQDRLPERICINKSNVARTLAQLEKKGLILRKVNPGDKRTATVFPTARAHELYPQILAVIEAWDDAVTGVLSEREKKSLLDFMQRVADRAAELRGATFAALTKQKRIR
- a CDS encoding MFS transporter, giving the protein MVVTCINLLLMTDYYLIFVTGAAYAQKTFDVSLSLAGLSSGVMVIGCLVGRFVTGNQLSSIGGRPCLLAGLLLFTASIGGLLLVHSLPQLFLQRFAAGVGIGVAGTATGAIVAYVVPVRFHGLGIGLFSMSAALALALGPFLGISISQRYGHEALMLVNGVACLLCLVIFFFLRNLPLMRQHVRPTFSLYSYIDPRVVRFSLVALVICPSYGCIQAFLPSFAAQNGLTSAASFFFLIYAGAAILTRPQTGRLFDKYGEHVVMYPALLLTAMALCVLSQADSTAGLLVAGLLLGMGFANFQSVGQAVSLSLVSRSRYAQATTTFYIFFDLGIGLGPYIFGFFIPVVGYSGMYLLLGMVALTAVAVYRLVHGNRAR
- a CDS encoding tetratricopeptide repeat protein; translated protein: MASQKSPKESEDTAPAAQPATPADAKSTSAQTLQAASEAAQAEQHKGLSKVSKGAFFVGIALALVLGIYVGSLVPSMFAPAATAQQAAPAQAQAPTQTRQDNQPPMPPELAAKIAAMEQNVLANPKSAENWTELGNLYFDTGQSRKAAEAYERSLALAPDSADVLTDLGIMYRELGEFDKAVASFRRASSVNPRHENAMFNEGVVLYFDLKRKDDAMKAWQRLLAINPGARAPDGQTVSDVIRNLR
- a CDS encoding response regulator produces the protein MTVFFSGISRALLRTCALFLCIACASFGAPSIAHSGMIPPVMRASSVPLLPDLQYFIDVTGTMDVEEAAAPANSQMFKPLDVKALPRVAGVMWLRFTLAPLPAGGRSQAMLLDLGADIPADPVLYEPAPNPLGDGVEWREILPAHRNVLLLPEPGPEAVACYIRLDGLPGLWFSPMLRTPQDAATNLGSLSGTAALLALGVVMLLCLLRGLSERGQWRVWTALYVGVALLQGVLGMPAYGSGHITLTQALAVLAPGLALMLLPHVGRHLMRTRGRSPLLDAQFVLLSLPGAALALLPLLPGFGWSIRYLSLWPACTAIFSLSALGGAVMGLGGARRFLLGCLVPPLFVVAGVMGLDYGYAANLLASAPLWGTALSALLIAGTGLPRDMAQTEAPSKTGKGASSKREPATSTRKSIAGLDAALVSSGLDDGPINLEAPLDDPNLRLLPPSATAKTAADFSALPVDISDNAEPAPHAARAKNQKTTAASADPGMWENMLRPPLDRLMREGAALSHCSLPPAVRQYAENMLGAAGDMAKIIDNPGQTLEQSSVGEPRTPFNLQHLVRAAHDGVAAAAENAGIGLAWYMPPLLGHMYEGQARALRETLGMLLESAVRATTRGAVHLSVRRVPETVDPGHLLFTVADTGAGIPPRDRSSLALTRAWELAGSNNGYLNVEYGPQGSSIAFTLRLKPLELAENAEPAAPQARTPHIAVVAESAVNRQALAHMIDNLGCNSTESRSMHEALQCNREAPAFMLVTQYPQHGAAEADALGRFEAEALESGLPVFKAMAITKDDKDWDSLAETGYTHALLEPVDAEAFAATLREVLDEAGFSGKQPANPSAEAMSAMPTDTMTADAGETLAMQPLDDLALAARQDSLPDDALRMDARPAQQPEQNPLPDLFGQDAPAGDMPLLDLQQADSAPVAADALQMAGPEAPLSFSAHEQPELTRPLTDQGEILLPLMSDAAAAADDQAPIELTDLLPAENAGEDAGLRLSLQDDAPTDTVAAEAAVDQPEQAAAPQSGLAATTSAAPAPELTPDVAADLAADLAALAPTASQPDARLDIRADASHDVQPENEPAIAPETPEALPEELPEELPEELPTQAENAAAQASAGSADEFLASAGLEGPHWAAEFPSTDAAASEGPADLAALADGAAEVLTPAPVDAATAQAAAEASSAPELPASQTASQTANQSGNPFAHGYASGPTEEQPPAPVAHNATADTADMAEPAAEFAGAVGLDAIEWPDPGAQTNQQDKQQTSPFAPLKGGVTPAEFIEAALPAQPGMPAVPEAEQPEPPLPAPAGQTETENTDSLRAMTGRAGEATLSPVNATGGTAARKEDFDVPAPAGRGAWDNYSLHEEWVGEPMPLGTPVPTARVLPERADRGAAQAVGKPVTEPPARAAATVAQARETQKTYVSPSLAHPGEWVGEPMPMTKPAKQEEEPAPQQADDRRNRPVEMPRTATGRLILKLLGSAGDRPAAEGQDQTSDKPDLMADLAAMPEQNTPAPSTQAAAEPAAPAEPRRTATQLKASGAANSIMNFIAGAAEALRHTNHEGQPEADSPTGAAPAPAQQPFAPAAAPSAALVAPNAPRETDQTIPQLVARLDSAMDDAQQGFKNRRCAVVGDAANRIATESDAFGFRVLARMARCVERAAKANDMNALRDLLPELAVAVERNRIGLTPRR